The Vidua chalybeata isolate OUT-0048 chromosome 6, bVidCha1 merged haplotype, whole genome shotgun sequence genome has a segment encoding these proteins:
- the NDUFS3 gene encoding NADH dehydrogenase [ubiquinone] iron-sulfur protein 3, mitochondrial has protein sequence MWAAAAQGLARAALRAGAAPAAARARLAGSSAADTRPTVRPKNEVEQKQLCAFGEYVAEILPKYIQQVQVTCFNELELLIHPDGIIPVLTFLRDHTNAQFKSLADLTAVDVPSRQYRFEIVYNLLSLRFNSRIRVKTYTDELTPIDSAVPVHKAANWYEREVWDMYGVFFANHPDLRRILTDYGFEGHPFRKDFPLSGYVEVRYDDEVKRVVAEPVELAQEFRKFDLNSPWEAFPAYRPAPEPLKIEAGAKKEDAK, from the exons ATGTGGGCGGCAGCGGCGCAGGGCTTGGCGCGGGCCGCGCTGCGAG CTGGCGCGGCACCGGCGGCGGCACGGGCCCGGCTGGCGGGGAGCTCCGCCGCGGACACTCGCC cTACTGTCAGACCAAAAAATGAAGTAGAGCAGAAGCAGCTATGTGCTTTTGGGGAGTATGTGGCTGAGATTCTGCCCAAGTATATCCAGCAAGTACAG GTGACCTGTTTCAATGAGCTGGAACTTCTGATCCATCCAGATGGGATCATTCCTGTCCTGACCTTCCTTCGTGATCACACCAATGCCCAGTTCAAATCCTTGGCAGACCTGACTGCTGTTGATGTCCCGTCTCGGCAGTACCGCTTTGAG ATTGTGTACAACCTCTTGTCGCTGCGGTTCAACAGCCGGATCCGTGTGAAGACGTACACCGATGAGCTGACACCCATCGActcagcagtgcctgtgcaCAAGGCAGCAAACTGGTATGAAAGAGAG GTTTGGGACATGTATGGCGTTTTCTTTGCCAACCACCCTGATTTAAGGCGAATCCTCACAGATTATGGGTTTGAGGGTCATCCATTCCGGAAGGACTTCCCACTCTCTGGTTATGTGGAG GTGCGGTATGATGATGAAGTCAAACGGGTGGTGGCAGAGCCTGTGGAGTTAGCTCAGGAATTTCGCAAGTTTGATCTGAATAGCCCGTGGGAGGCATTCCCTGCCTATCGTCCAGCTCCAGAACCCCTGAAAATAGAAGCAGGAGCCAAGAAAGAAGATGCCAAATag
- the FAM180B gene encoding protein FAM180B — translation MAQAQLSSWLLLCVFAASQRPTDEHPHSGTNRARRGPEDAGIMLEMLWGRLDIQANGTVRLLDEELASLRPARRFLQILEEEVPKTRAEIEQHLRYFSLTDAPLPPTEFDRLLFTSVYSAYQVRSMQGLDKSPWIGFFSQLVDEIFRDLCKGLCPANTTLLQASWPWKEKPSHLASLKHLYRSNLARTKRDT, via the exons ATggcccaggcacagctcagctcctggctgctcctgtgtgtgtttgctgcaTCCCAGAGGCCGACAG ATGAACATCCTCACAGCGGCACCAACAGAGCCCGTCGTGGCCCAGAGGACGCTGGCATCATGTTAGAG ATGCTCTGGGGAAGGCTGGATATTCAGGCCAACGGGACAGTCCGGCTGCTGGATGAAGAGCTGGCCTCCCTACGCCCGGCACGGCGCTTCCTGCAGATTTTAGAGGAGGAAGTTCCCAAAACACGGGCAGAGATTGAGCAGCATCTGAGATATTTTTCACTGACTGACGCTCCCTTGCCTCCGACAGAGTTTGACCGTCTCCTTTTCACCAGTGTTTACAGTGCCTATCAGGTTCGCTCCATGCAGGGTCTGGATAAAAGCCCCTGGATTGGCTTTTTCTCTCAGCTGGTTGATGAAATCTTTCGTGACCTGTGCAAGGGGCTCTGCCCTGCAAATACCACTCTCCTCCAGGCTTCCTGGCCTTGGAAGGAGAAGCCTTCACATTTAGCATCCCTGAAACATTTGTATCGCTCTAACCTGGCCAGGACCAAGAGAGACACCTAA